The nucleotide sequence CCGCGGTGAAGATCGCGGTGGACATGGTCAAGGAAAAGCTGATCAACAGGGACGAAGCCCTGATGCGGGTGGAGCCGGAGCAGATCTACCAGCTGCTGCTGCCGCGGTTCGACCCCGATGACAAGGCCGCCGCGGAGCACGAGGGCCGGCTGCTGGCCCGCGGCCTGAACGCATCCCCGGGGGCGGCGACCGGGGTGGCGGTCTTCGATCCGGACACGGCGGTGGAGATCGGCGCCGCCGGGCAGTCGGTCATCCTCGTCCGGCCGGAGACGAACCCCGAAGACGTCCACGGCATGCTGGCCGCGAAGGGCATCCTGACGGCCCGCGGCGGCGCGACCAGCCACGCCGCGGTGGTGGCCCGCGGGCTCGGCAAGCCCTGCGTCGCCGGCGCGGAAGCGCTGCGGGTGGACCCGCACGCACGCCAGCTGAGCGTCAACGGCCGGGTCGTCCACCAGGGCGATTTCATCTCGATCGACGGCACGACCGGCGAGGTGTTCGGCCGGGCGATCCGGACGATCGATCCCGACCTGAGCAAGGAACAGGACCTTCAAACCCTCCTCGGGTGGGCGGACAAGACCCGTCGGCTGGGGATCTGGGCCAACGCGGACTATCCCCGGGACGCGGCGCGCGCCCGCGAGTTCGGCGCCGAGGGGATCGGGCTGTGTCGGACCGAGCACATGTTCTTCGAGGAAGACCGTCTGCCGATCGTCCGGCGGATGATCCTCGCCGACGGCGAGCCGGAGCGGCAGCGTGCGCTTGACGAGCTCCTCCCCATCCAGCGCGAGGACTTCATCGGGATCCTGCGCGAGATGGCGGGGGACACCGTCGTCATCCGGTTGATCGACCCGCCGCTGCACGAGTTCCTCCCCCGGTACGACGAGCTGCTCGTCGAGGTCACCGAGCTCCGGGTGCGGGGAAACGATCCCCGCGCCCTGGAGGAGAAGGAGCGGCTCCTCCGCGCCGTCGCGGCGATGCGCGAGCAGAACCCCATGCTCGGACTGCGGGGGATCCGGCTGGGGATCCTGTTCCCCGGGATCATCGACATGCAGGTGCGGGCGATCCTGGAGGCGACCTGCACGCTGGCCAAGGAGGGGATCAAGGCCCACCCCGAGATCATGATTCCGCTGATCGGCCACGTGAACGAGCTGCGGGTCGTGGAACAGCGGGTCCGGCCGCTGGCCGATCGGGTGATGAGCGAGCAGGGGGTGCGGGTGCGGTACAAGTTCGGCACGATGATCGAGATCCCGCGCGCCTGCGTGGTCGCCGACGAGATCGCCAAGCTGGCGGAGTTCTTCTCGTTCGGGAGCAACGACCTGACCCAGCTCATCTACGGATTCAGCCGGGACGACGCCGAAGGCAAGTTCCTCCTCCGCTACGTGAATGACAAGATCCTTCCGGAGAACCCCTTCCAGGTCCTCGACGTGGTGGGGGTGGGGACCCTCATCGACATGGCGGTCAAGCTCGGGCGGAAGACCCGGCCGGACATCGAACTGGGGATCTGCGGCGAGCACGGGGGCGATCCGGCGAGCATCGAGTTCTGCCACAAGGTGGGCCTGACGTACGTGAGCTGTTCGCCGTACCGGGTGCCGACCGCCCGGCTGGCGGCGGCGCAGGCGGCATTGCGGGAGAAGCGGGCGCGGGCCGAACGCGACCGCTAGCCGCCGCGCACGCGGAGGGCGGGACCGGTCGGGCAGGAACTCGCCAGGGGGGGCCGATGAACCCGCGCGAGACGACGGAGGCGTGGGAGGAGCAGATCCTGTCCCCGCACGCCGCCAGGAGTGCGCGGTCGCGGGGCCGGGTGCGCCCCGAGCCCAAGGATCCCCTGCGCACCGATTTCCAGCGGGATCGGGATCGGATCATTCACTCCAAGGCGTTCCGCCGCCTGATGCACAAGACCCAGGTCTTCCTCGCCCCCGAAGGCGATCACTACCGGACGCGGCTCACCCACACCCTCGAGGTCGCCCAGATCGCGCGGACGATCGCGCGGGCGATCCGGATCAATGAGGATCTCACCGAGGCGATCGTCCTGGGGCATGACCTGGGCCACCCCCCGTTTGGCCACGCCGGCGAGGAGGCACTCAACCAGGCGATGGCGGGCCACGGCGGGTTCCGGCACGACCTGCAGAGCCTGCGGATGGTGGAGCTCCTCGAGCGGCGTCGGGCGAAGGACGGGACCTACCAGGACGGGTTGAACCTGACCTGGGAAGTTCGAAACGGCATCGGCGGGCACTCCAAAGGCGCCTCCGACATCGGCATCTTCCCCGATCTCGAAACGACCCCGCCCCAGAGCGGCCCGGAAACCGTCGAGGGGCAGCTGGCGCGGGTCGCCGATCGCATCGCCTACGTCAATCACGACACCGATGACGCGATTCGGGCGGGGTTGATCAACGAGCGGGACATCCCCGCCGGCGTGCGCGCGGTTCTCGGGGAGACCCGGGGAGAATGGCTCGACACGACCGTGCGGGACATCGTCGACCGCTCCGCCGGCGTCGGGCGCATCCAGATGACCGAGGAGGTCCGGATCGCGCTCAACGGCCTCAAGGACTACCTGTTCGCCATCGTCTACCAAGGCTCGGCGGCGAAGGCCGAGGTGGGCAAGTCCCAGCGACTGCTGCGGGACCTGTTCGACTACTTCATCGAGCACCCCGACGAGATCAGCCAGGAATCCCGGCGGCTGCTCGACGAGGGCGAGGTGACGGTTCAGCGGGCCGTCTGTGATTTTCTCTCCGGCATGACCGACCGGTTTGCCATCCGGACGCAGGAGCGGCTGTTCGTCCCCCGGACGTGGGAGAGCTTCTGATGGGCCGCGCCGTAGGCCTCCTGACCATCGGGCAGGCGCCCCGGCCGGATTTGATCGAGGAGTACGAGCGGGCCCTCCCGACCGCCCGGCTCGTGCAGCGGGGGGCGCTCGATGACCTCGGCGACTCGGAGATCCTGGATCTCGCCCCCGGCCCCGGAGACGACGTGCTGGTCAGCCGCCTTCGGAGCGGTCGCGAGGTGCGGCTGGCCCGCCGACATCTCGAACCCCGTTTGCAGCGGTGCCTCGAGGAGTTGGCGCGAGAGGTGGACCTGACGGTGCTCCTCTGCACCGGGGACTTCCCTGCGGTGCGCCCGCCCGGGCTCGTGCTCGTGCCGCAGCGGGTGCTGCACCACATCGTCGCCGCCCTGGTGGACGGGCTGCGGGGGGACGGCCGCGCGGCCCGGCCGCTCGGCGTGCTGCTGCCCGATCCGGCGCAGGCGGCGTCGGCCGAGCGCCGCTGGGCGGACCTCGGTCGCGTGGTCACCGCCGCGGCGTCGCCGTACCAGGGCCCGGAGGCACTCGAGGCCGGGGGGGAAGCGCTGCGGGACGCCGGCGTCGCCGTCGTGGTCATGGACTGCATCGGCTACACGCGAGCGATGCGGCGCACCGTGTCGCACCTCGTCGGGGTGCCGACGATTCTCGCAAACGCCGCGGTCGCGATGATCGCGCGCGAGGCGGTGGAGGGGGCAGCATGAGGACTGCGGACGAGTACCGGGCGAGCCTGCGGGACGGGCGGGTCGTCTACTACGGGGGCCAGCGCGTGGGGGACGTGACGGCGCATCCGGCGCTGCGGGTGGCGGTCGATCACGCCGCGCTCGACTATCAGATGGCCGCGGACCCTCGTTACCGATCGCTCGCGGTCGTCCCGCGCCCCGGCGGCGGGGAGATGAGCCGGTATTTTGCGCTGCCCAAGACCGCGGACGACCTCCTGGCGCGCATGGAGTTGATCGAGACCAGCACGCGGCTCGGCGGGACGATCGTGCCGCTGCTGAAAGAGATCGGCACCGACGCCCTCCTCGCGCTGCACCTCGTGGCCCACGATCTCGACCGGGCGCGCGGCACCCAGTACCTCGAACGGGTCCGGACATTCTACGCCCACTGCCGGGATCAGGACCTGGCGATGGCGGTCGCCCAGACCGACGTGAAGGGCGATCGCGGGGCCGGCCCCAGCGATCAGGCGCACCCGGATTACTACGTCCGAATCGTGGAGGAGCGCGCGGATGGGATCGTGGTGCGCGGCGCGAAGGTCCACACTTCCGTCAGCATGAACGCCAACGAACTGATCGTGCTCCCGACGCGCGCGCTGGGGGAGCGCGATCGCGCCTACGCCGTGGCCTTCGCCATCCCGGTGGCGACGCGGGGGCTGACGCTCGCGGTCAGTCCCTACGGGGGACACGCCACCTCCTCGTTCGAACACCCCCTGTCGAGCCGGCACCGGATGACGGAGACGCTCACCGTTTTCGACGACGTGTTCGTGCCGCGCGACCGGGTCTTTCTGCAGGGGGAGTGGGAGTACGCCGGGCCGCTCGCGAGGACATTCGTCGAGTTTCACCGGTTCACCGCGGTGTCCTACAAGCTTCCGCTCGTGGACCTGTTCGTGGGCGCCGCCTACCTGATCGCCCGGTACAACGGGATCGAACGCGCCGGCCACATCCGGGATAAGCTCACCTGGCTCGTGGCCTACGCGAGCACGCTCCGGGCGCTCACCCGCATGGCGGCGCTGGACTGCTACCGGGGGGCGCTGGAGATCGCCATCCCCGATCCCGGCACCGTCAACATCGCGAAGCTGCACTTCGCTACTCAGTTTCACCGCGCGGTCGCCGATGTCCAGGAGATCGCCGGCGGCCTGCTCGTCACCGGTCCCGGCGGGGCGGACTGGGAGGCCCCGGCCCTGCGCCCCCTCATCGAGCGCTACCTCGGGGGAAAGGGGGTCGGGGCGGAGGCCCGGCTGCGGCTCCTGCACCTGATCTCGGATGTGACGACCTCGGCCCTGGGAGGCTACCACGCCGTCCTGGCGATCCACGCGGAGGGATCGATCGAGGCGGAGAAGCTGACGATTTATCGGACGGCCCCGGTGGAACGATGTGTGGCGCTGGCGAAGGAGCTGGCCGGGATCGCCGACTGAGCCTGGACCGAGGGGGGCACGCCGTGCCTGAGGCGCGCGACCGATTCTGGGATCGTCGGATCGAGACGCTGTCCCGTCCCGCGTTGGAGGCGCTCCAGCTGGAGCGCCTCCAACGACAGGTGGCCCGGTG is from bacterium and encodes:
- the ppdK gene encoding pyruvate, phosphate dikinase, which translates into the protein MAIRTLAKPTRRRTAARRAARGGRVSARKRIWLFEEGNASLRDLLGGKGAGLAEMSRVGLPVPAGFTITTAVCNEYNAKGQVFPSGLIGEVRRALATVERKMGKRFGDPKNPLLVSVRSGAKFSMPGMMDTVLNLGLNEETLRGLGSLTGDERFAEDAHRRFVQMFGKIVLDVPGDKFEAIIESRKRRAGARVDTDLGVHDLAEIAREFKALIKREKGVDFPADPWDQLEMAIRAVFDSWMGKRAVDYRNFNKIPHDLGTAVNVQAMVFGNMGTDSATGVAFTRNPATGEKRLYGEYLPNAQGEDVVAGIRTPHPISQMEREMGGVYRQFQDVAKMLERHYKDMQDLEFTVERGKLWMLQTRTGKRTAQAAVKIAVDMVKEKLINRDEALMRVEPEQIYQLLLPRFDPDDKAAAEHEGRLLARGLNASPGAATGVAVFDPDTAVEIGAAGQSVILVRPETNPEDVHGMLAAKGILTARGGATSHAAVVARGLGKPCVAGAEALRVDPHARQLSVNGRVVHQGDFISIDGTTGEVFGRAIRTIDPDLSKEQDLQTLLGWADKTRRLGIWANADYPRDAARAREFGAEGIGLCRTEHMFFEEDRLPIVRRMILADGEPERQRALDELLPIQREDFIGILREMAGDTVVIRLIDPPLHEFLPRYDELLVEVTELRVRGNDPRALEEKERLLRAVAAMREQNPMLGLRGIRLGILFPGIIDMQVRAILEATCTLAKEGIKAHPEIMIPLIGHVNELRVVEQRVRPLADRVMSEQGVRVRYKFGTMIEIPRACVVADEIAKLAEFFSFGSNDLTQLIYGFSRDDAEGKFLLRYVNDKILPENPFQVLDVVGVGTLIDMAVKLGRKTRPDIELGICGEHGGDPASIEFCHKVGLTYVSCSPYRVPTARLAAAQAALREKRARAERDR
- a CDS encoding deoxyguanosinetriphosphate triphosphohydrolase, giving the protein MNPRETTEAWEEQILSPHAARSARSRGRVRPEPKDPLRTDFQRDRDRIIHSKAFRRLMHKTQVFLAPEGDHYRTRLTHTLEVAQIARTIARAIRINEDLTEAIVLGHDLGHPPFGHAGEEALNQAMAGHGGFRHDLQSLRMVELLERRRAKDGTYQDGLNLTWEVRNGIGGHSKGASDIGIFPDLETTPPQSGPETVEGQLARVADRIAYVNHDTDDAIRAGLINERDIPAGVRAVLGETRGEWLDTTVRDIVDRSAGVGRIQMTEEVRIALNGLKDYLFAIVYQGSAAKAEVGKSQRLLRDLFDYFIEHPDEISQESRRLLDEGEVTVQRAVCDFLSGMTDRFAIRTQERLFVPRTWESF
- a CDS encoding AroM family protein, giving the protein MGRAVGLLTIGQAPRPDLIEEYERALPTARLVQRGALDDLGDSEILDLAPGPGDDVLVSRLRSGREVRLARRHLEPRLQRCLEELAREVDLTVLLCTGDFPAVRPPGLVLVPQRVLHHIVAALVDGLRGDGRAARPLGVLLPDPAQAASAERRWADLGRVVTAAASPYQGPEALEAGGEALRDAGVAVVVMDCIGYTRAMRRTVSHLVGVPTILANAAVAMIAREAVEGAA
- a CDS encoding 4-hydroxyphenylacetate 3-hydroxylase N-terminal domain-containing protein, with product MRTADEYRASLRDGRVVYYGGQRVGDVTAHPALRVAVDHAALDYQMAADPRYRSLAVVPRPGGGEMSRYFALPKTADDLLARMELIETSTRLGGTIVPLLKEIGTDALLALHLVAHDLDRARGTQYLERVRTFYAHCRDQDLAMAVAQTDVKGDRGAGPSDQAHPDYYVRIVEERADGIVVRGAKVHTSVSMNANELIVLPTRALGERDRAYAVAFAIPVATRGLTLAVSPYGGHATSSFEHPLSSRHRMTETLTVFDDVFVPRDRVFLQGEWEYAGPLARTFVEFHRFTAVSYKLPLVDLFVGAAYLIARYNGIERAGHIRDKLTWLVAYASTLRALTRMAALDCYRGALEIAIPDPGTVNIAKLHFATQFHRAVADVQEIAGGLLVTGPGGADWEAPALRPLIERYLGGKGVGAEARLRLLHLISDVTTSALGGYHAVLAIHAEGSIEAEKLTIYRTAPVERCVALAKELAGIAD